A stretch of the Triplophysa dalaica isolate WHDGS20190420 chromosome 19, ASM1584641v1, whole genome shotgun sequence genome encodes the following:
- the LOC130408191 gene encoding somatostatin receptor type 1-like gives MNNSTVNLPISESSINSTTLFIGQISFLEVSLCSINLLFGLPLHSYVIWLIVTQAGISTDFFSLNLSVCEIGVCIDSLFTILSLWFSSLEMLALLLSGLGMTGRPLFQCMICVERYLAVVHPVTFLKFRPLRYRAIFSTAGWAICLCFCFSCIFLLVSYKMYVYAWFFSVPMILVLSIKLFCCLAVLRALKQSGPGERGREREDENLRKKRVFQHILIITVTMIIIYIPFTLAGFIFIFTNQYIPALWLIGVISYTLAAFVQPVLYLLRYGKIPCFPKP, from the coding sequence ATGAATAACTCCACAGTGAACCTCCCCATAAGTGAATCATCCATAAACTCTACGACTCTTTTCATTGGGCAGATAAGCTTTCTGGAAGTGTCCTTGTGTAGCATCAATCTTCTGTTTGGTCTTCCTTTACACTCCTATGTTATATGGCTCATCGTTACACAAGCTGGAATTTCAACAGACTTCTTCAGCCTCAATCTCTCTGTCTGTGAGATCGGTGTCTGCATAGATAGTTTGTTCACTATATTGTCGCTTTGGTTTTCAAGTCTGGAGATGTTGGCGCTACTTTTATCAGGGCTAGGCATGACCGGCCGTCCTCTGTTTCAGTGTATGATCTGTGTTGAGCGTTACCTTGCAGTGGTTCATCCCGTAACCTTTCTGAAGTTCAGACCTCTGAGATATAGAGCCATCTTCTCCACTGCTGGCTGGGCCATTTGTCTTTGCTTCTGTTTCAGCTGCATATTTCTTTTGGTATCATATAAGATGTATGTTTATGCATGGTTCTTCTCTGTACCCATGATCCTCGTCCTCTCCATTaagttgttttgttgtctgGCTGTTCTAAGAGCTTTGAAGCAGTCAGgaccaggagagagagggagagagagagaggatgagaaCCTAAGAAAGAAAAGAGTGTTTCAACATATTCTAATAATTACAGTGACAATGATAATCATATATATTCCATTTACTCTTGCAgggtttattttcattttcacaaatcAGTATATTCCGGCTCTTTGGCTTATTGGTGTGATTTCCTACACCCTGGCTGCTTTTGTTCAGCCTGTGCTTTATCTGCTTCGGTATGGAAAAATCCCCTGCTTTCCTAAACCATGA
- the LOC130408192 gene encoding C-C chemokine receptor type 8-like, whose protein sequence is MNDSTAISTTPASSSNFTTSLALLLRSDMDIVVFGINILFGLPTHSYVIWLIIKGTGSGIASEFFNLNLSISETIYCLNCAVYVLSFAFPSLLPFCLFFVGLSIAGRPLFQCLICVERYLAVVHPVTFLNYKPLRYRASCCIVVWIMNLATCFFCRFLLCSPIFLQNTWLVSVQFIIFFSIQLFCCLAVLRALKQSGPGERGREREEENHMKRRAFPLILITTFSMVIMFVPYIVTGILTNLNQFVPVRLNDLVLVPEVK, encoded by the exons ATGAACGACTCTACAGCAATCTCAACCACACCCGCATCATCCTCCAACTTCACGACCAGTTTGGCGTTGCTGCTACGGAGCGATATGGATATTGTTGTATTTGGCATCAATATCCTGTTTGGTCTTCCTACACACTCCTATGTTATATGGCTTATTATCAAAGGGACGGGAAGTGGAATTGCATCCGAGTTCTTCAACCTAAATCTCTCTATCAGTGAAACAATTTATTGTTTGAATTGTGCGGTGTATGTGCTTTCGTTTGCATTTCCAAGTCTTTTaccattctgtctgttttttgttgGATTAAGCATCGCTGGCCGTCctctgtttcagtgtctgatctgtGTGGAGCGTTATCTGGCGGTAGTTCATCCTGTAACCTTTCTGAACTACAAACCTCTCAGATATAGAGCCAGCTGCTGCATTGTTGTCTGGATCATGAATCTTGCTACCTGTTTTTTCTGCAGATTTCTCTTATGTTCACCAAtctttttacaaaacacatgGTTGGTCTCGGtgcagtttattatttttttctccattcagTTGTTCTGTTGTCTGGCTGttctcagagctctgaagcagtcaggaccaggagagagagggagagagagagaggaggaaaaccaCATGAAGAGAAGAGCATTTCCTCTTATTCTGATAACTACTTTTAGCATGGTGATCATGTTTGTACCTTATATTGTCACAGGAATTCTCACTAATTTAAACCAATTCGTTCCTGTTA GGTTAAATGACCTTGTGCTGGTGCCTGAAGTGaagtaa
- the LOC130408194 gene encoding C-C chemokine receptor type 8-like — MEEISNFTTPDPSPFSAYEFWHKGVVEMCLFVFSFLSGIPTHAYVIYLIVTGKGSGIASEIFILNLSVCEILLSVNSLFNVLAEIFQSLIIFTWFMLGEIVTAHPMFQCLMCVERYLAVVHPVIFLKFKPLRYRVICCTAAWMIGFGSCLCCMFLLMSFNFYVYVWFYTVQFLIFLSTQLFCLLAVLRALKQSGPGERGREREEENHIKKRAFYLILITTVSMIIRYAPYIITGFFIVTLQDDESIQVLWSFSFVCFVLSSFVQPVLYLHRMGKLSCFCF, encoded by the coding sequence ATGGAGGAAATAAGTAACTTTACCACACCTGATCCATCTCCATTCTCAGCCTATGAATTTTGGCACAAAGGCGTTgtagaaatgtgtttgtttgtattcagCTTTCTATCTGGCATTCCTACTCACGCCTATGTTATATATCTTATCGTCACAGGGAAAGGAAGTGGAATTGCTTCAGAGATTTTCATCCTCAATCTCTCTGTCTGTGAGATTCTTTTATCTGTGAATTCATTGTTCAATGTGCTGGCAGAAATATTTCAAAGTCTCATAATATTTACTTGGTTTATGTTGGGAGAAATCGTCACCGCTCATCCcatgtttcagtgtctgatgtGTGTCGAGCGTTACCTGGCAGTGGTTCATCCGGTAATCTTTCTGAAGTTCAAACCTCTCAGATATCGAGTGATCTGCTGCACTGCTGCCTGGATGATTGGTTTTGGATCATGTTTGTGCTGCATGTTTTTGTTGATGTCCTTTAacttttatgtgtatgtgtggttcTACACGGTTCAGTTCCTCATCTTCCTCTCTACTCAGTTGTTTTGCCTTTTGGCTGttctcagagctctgaagcagtcaggaccaggagagagagggagagagagagaggaggaaaaccaCATTAAGAAAAGAGCATTTTATCTCATTCTCATAACTACTGTGAGCATGATTATCAGATATGCCCCATATATCATCACTGGGTTCTTCATTGTGACACTACAGGATGATGAGAGTATTCAGGTTCTTTGGtcctttagttttgtttgttttgtgctgtCTAGTTTTGTTCAGCCTGTTCTTTATCTGCACCGCATGGGGAAGCTCTCTTGCttttgtttctaa
- the LOC130408196 gene encoding G-protein coupled receptor 4-like — protein sequence MNNSTVNLNITESPTNSLTHFLGLMSPPHICFLCINVLLGLPAHSYVIWLIIGSESRIKSDFFILTLSFCEIGICLSWLLDVLSIWFLNLMELVFFSKGLIITGRPLFQCLICVERYLAVVHPVTFLKYKPLRYRLMCSAVTWIMSFGSCLCSMFILNLSAYDNFIWFISVQLIVFLSIQFFCCLAVLRALKQSGPGERGREREENHMKRKAFYLILITTVSMLIAYIPSIFVGLFILLAEQFLPEPFLTGFVCFVLAGYVHPVLYFHRTGKLCCLSSS from the coding sequence ATGAATAACTCTACAGTGAACCTCAACATAACTGAATCACCCACAAACTCTTTGACTCATTTCTTGGGGTTAATGAGTCCtccacacatttgttttttatgcatAAATGTCTTGCTTGGTCTTCCTGCACACTCTTATGTCATATGGCTCATCATAGGATCAGAAAGTAgaataaaatcagattttttcatCCTCACTCTCTCGTTTTGTGAGATTGGAATCTGTCTGAGTTGGTTACTTGACGTTCTGTCAATATGGTTTCTAAACCTCATGGAACTAGTCTTTTTTTCGAAAGGACTCATCATCACCGGTCGTCctctgtttcagtgtctgatctgtGTTGAGCGTTATCTGGCAGTGGTTCATCCCGTAACCTTCCTGAAGTACAAACCTCTCAGATACAGACTCATGTGTTCTGCTGTCACCTGGATTATGAGTTTTGGATCCTGTTTGTGTAGCatgttcattttgaatttaTCTGCGTATGATAattttatttggtttatttCAGTTCAGCTCATTGTCTTCTTATCCATTCAGTTCTTCTGTTGTCTGGCTGttctcagagctctgaagcagtcaggaccaggagagagagggagagagagggaggaaaaccacatgaaaagaaaagcattttatcTCATTCTAATAACTACCGTTAGCATGCTTATCGCATATATTCCGTCTATTTTTGTAggattgtttattttactgGCAGAACAGTTTCTTCCAGAACCATTTTTaactggttttgtttgttttgttctggcTGGTTATGTTCATCCTGTCCTTTACTTTCACCGGACTGGAAAACTCTGCTGCCTTTCTTCATCCTAA
- the LOC130408197 gene encoding somatostatin receptor type 4-like, protein MSGIFTTHLFDVVDICLYSVSFLFGLPLHSYIIWFIVKRTGSGIVSEFFFLSSSVCEISLCVKSLLMVFCHFLFFQFVMDSVLFLQGLAITGRPLFQCLICVERYLAVVHPVTFLKYKPLRYRLVCSAVALLTVLGLSVLSFFFFRSSNILFCTFFFLLPFLLFLSIQLFCCLAVLRALKQSGPGERAREREEKNHMKRRVFHLILIATVSMIITYVPYIVYGFFTLFSQNNMRILWSFSFGCFVLGGFVQPVLYLRRTGKLFCVSL, encoded by the coding sequence ATGTCCGGAATCTTCACAACTCATTTATTTGACGTAGTGGATATTTGTTTGTACAGCGTCAGTTTCTTGTTTGGTCTTCCTTTGCACTCCTACATTATTTGGTTCATCGTCAAAAGAACAGGAAGTGGAATTGTATCAGAGTTCTTCTTCCTCAGTTCATCTGTTTGTGAAATTAGTCTCTGTGTTAAAAGTTTGTTGAtggtattttgtcattttcttttctttcaatTTGTCATGGATTCTGTGCTGTTTTTACAAGGTCTTGCAATCACCGGTCGTCctctgtttcagtgtctgatttGTGTGGAGCGTTACCTGGCGGTGGTTCATCCTGTAACCTTTCTGAAGTACAAACCTCTCAGATACAGACTTGTGTGTTCTGCTGTCGCCTTGTTGACGGTTCTTGGCCTCTCTGTgctatctttttttttttttagatcatctaacattttattttgtacttttttcttCTTGCTGCCGTtcctcctctttctctccatccAGTTGTTCTGTTGTCTTGCTGttctcagagctctgaagcagtcaggaccaggagagagagcgagagagagagaggagaaaaatCACATGAAGAGAAGAGTGTTTCATCTCATTCTAATAGCCACCGTGAGCATGATTATCACATATGTCCCTTATATTGTTTATGGTTTCTTTACTCTTTTCTCACAAAACAATATGAGGATACTTTGGTCTTTTAGTTTTGGTTGTTTTGTGTTGGGTGGTTTTGTGCAGCCGGTTCTTTATCTGCGGAGGACTGGAAAACTCTTTTGTGTATCTTtgtaa
- the LOC130408198 gene encoding proteinase-activated receptor 3-like, with amino-acid sequence MNNSTLILSINETSMNATTPFIGLVNIIEICVLSINILFAFPTNSYVIWLIIKGSESFASEFINVNLSVCEILICLYCFFKILAFWFLSLLPVAIYFHGLLNAGRPLFQCLMCVERYLAVVHPVTFLKYKPLRYKVICCTVAWIICLGSCFGSMCILFLSTVNVFVWFLSVQFLVFLSIQMFCCLAVLRALKQSGPGERARDREQENHMKRKAFYLILLTTVSMLIGYFPASFLGFIYLFEDRALKQSGP; translated from the exons ATGAATAACTCCACATTGATCCTCAGCATAAATGAGACGTCTATGAATGCTACGACTCCTTTTATTGGGCTCGTGAACATAATAGAAATATGTGTCCTCAGCATCAATATCTTGTTTGCTTTTCCAACAAACTCCTATGTTATATGGCTCATCATCAAAGGATCAGAAAGTTTTGCATCTGAGTTTATCAACGTTAATCTCTCTGTTTGTGAGATTTTGATCTGTctgtattgtttctttaaaatccTGGCGTTTTGGTTTTTAAGTCTCCTGCCAGTTGCCATCTATTTCCATGGGCTGCTAAACGCCGGTCGTCctctgtttcagtgtctgatgtGTGTCGAGCGTTACCTGGCGGTGGTTCATCCTGTAACCTTTCTGAAGTACAAACCTCTCAGATATAAAGTGATCTGCTGCACTGTTGCCTGGATCATTTGTCTTGGATCCTGTTTCGGCAGCATGTGCATTTTATTCTTATCTActgttaatgtttttgtatgGTTTCTTTCAGTGCAGTTCCTCGTCTTTCTCTCCATTCAGATGTTCTGTTGTCTTGCTGttctcagagctctgaagcagtcaggaccaggagagagagcgagagacagagagcaggAAAACCACATGAAGAGAAAAGCGTTTTATCTCATTCTATTAACTACTGTAAGCATGCTGATCGGATATTTTCCTGCTTCATTtcttggatttatttatttatttgaagatCG AGCTCTAAAGCAGTCAGGAccatga
- the LOC130408199 gene encoding chemokine XC receptor 1-like has protein sequence MDNATENFTTPQASTNSTSPSSGPATLEDGFEMFICCLNVLFGVPIHSYVIWLIVTERGSSFISRFFILNLSVCEIGNCLHALVVLPAFMFSGLTAVSHFLQGLGITGRPLFQCLMCVERYLAVVHPVTFLKYKPLRYRLICSAAAWIITLGSCLSSFFILISFDFFIFTWFFSVQFLIFLSIQLFCLTAVLRALKQSGPGEREREEENHMKRRAFHLILITTVNTLILYKFQKKIVRFRDMLPLVPQPAERLFLAVLCGGAGRPVDGPILLRLLVVGDGSSV, from the exons ATGGATAACGCAACAGAGAACTTCACTACACCTCAAGCATCCACAAACTCCACATCTCCTTCGTCTGGGCCGGCAACACTTGAAGACGGATTCGAAATGTTTATCTGCTGTTTGAATGTCCTGTTTGGTGTTCCCATACACTCCTATGTAATCTGGCTCATCGTCACAGAAAGAGGAAGTTCCTTTATTTCCAGATTTTTTATTCTCAATCTTTCAGTGTGTGAGATTGGTAACTGTCTGCATGCTTTGGTTGTTCTTCCAGCATTTATGTTTTCAGGTCTCACAGCAGTAAGCCATTTTTTGCAAGGACTAGGCATCACTGGTCGTCctctgtttcagtgtctgatgtgtgtggaGCGTTACCTGGCGGTGGTTCATCCTGTAACCTTTCTGAAGTACAAACCTCTCAGATACAGACTGATCTGCTCCGCCGCTGCCTGGATCATTACTCTTGGCTCCTGTTTGAGCTCCTTCTTCATTTTGATCTcatttgatttctttatttttacatggtTCTTCTCAGTTCAGTTCCTCATCTTCCTCTCTATTCAATTGTTTTGCCTTACTGCTGttctcagagctctgaagcagtcaggaccaggagagagagagagagaggaggaaaaccaCATGAAGAGAAGAGCGTTTCATCTTATTCTGATAACTACTGTGAACACGCTTATTCTTTAT AAATTCCAAAAAAAAATAGTCCGGTTCcgcgacatgctgccgctcgttcctcaaccagccgagAGGCTCTTCCTCGCGGTGCTATGCGGTGGTGCTGGACGTCCGGTGGACGGCCCGATCCTCCTTCGCCTCCTGGTGGTTGGCGATGGCTCCTCCGTGTGA